From Fragaria vesca subsp. vesca unplaced genomic scaffold, FraVesHawaii_1.0 scf0513139, whole genome shotgun sequence:
GTGCAAGATAGCTGGGGTCTTAGAGGAGCTAACAAGGTACCATCGAGGTGCAAAGTAGTAGTTTCTAGTAAAGGAACATCACTTCTTATGCACCTTGATGAAAGACCTCAtcatttcattaatcaagCATAACCCTAAATCAGGATGGACGCTATACATGTATCATTTTTGAGTTGTATACAATTTACGCAACCATAAAACTGGATGCATAAATAAAAATCCCAATTAGACAGAAAAGATCAAAAATTTCAGTACCCTTTTGCATATCTCCCACCCTTTCTCCCAACTGCCTCGCAAAGTCTGCAAGGCAATGTGTCAAGGCTCAGTGCACGAGTTTTTACATAGTTGCCCAATACGCCACATCTTCTCCAGGCATGGTACTCAGCATAAGCAACTGGGTCATTGGCAAGGGCCTTTACAAAAGAAGCCAATTCCTCCAGGTTGCTGAATTTACTGCCATCTATTATCGAATGGGGAGGGACAAAGTCCCACACATTAGGGGCACCAAAGTAGATAGGAACTGCACCAGAATCTAGAGCATAAAACAGTTTCTCCGTCACATAACTCTCTGTCATCATGTTTTCGATAGCTAGAACAAACTTATAGTGAGACATTGCACAGTGTAGATGGTCCCACCATTTTTGGGGGCCATCACCAGCACCATTGGCACACTCGGGGTAGAAAGAAAGGGCCATGTCCAAACCACCGACATTATTCAAGCACTTGCCGAATGAATGGTGTGGTAGTAAGGTGAGAAGCCTCTTGGCGAGCTTATTTCTTTGAGGCAGACAACGTGACGATGACCAATAGATAAGTGTATCCTTATCAAGAGAGAAACCCACATTAAGTCATAATTTCACTAGTGATATGTACGTTGACAATGTACATGGTGCAGGGAAAGATGAAAGGAAGTGAGAGAAAAGTATGAAGACCACAGGAAGTGAAAATGAGATAACTACTTACATTGTTTTTAGAAGAAGATACATGATAATTCCGACCATTGTGAAAGAGTGCACCTGCATATGTAGCCTGGACATCGTCTTTGGCATGATAACTTATATACAAATCCTCAACGCCAGATCGCTTCCTGCCAGCCTCAAGATCCATGTACACACGAAGTGGATCTCCAGGGAGTCTCtgtcaaaagaaacaataaatgGAATGAAATAGATAGTAAGAAGGAATACACGTATACATAGGTAATGCTCAGGTAAGGCATGTAGTTAGGTTGCTCCCATACAATCCTTCTACGTTCTAACACTATTTCGTAATCAGAATAAAAGGAGCCTGTACTCGTGGCTTATGCCATCCATGGTGGTCAATTGATAGACCTCCATTTATTCGATCAGGGACCTCCCATTATGCATACAATTAAGACATGCTCCAATTGCTGAA
This genomic window contains:
- the LOC101297402 gene encoding alpha-(1,4)-fucosyltransferase-like — encoded protein: MPLKPLNSFSIAFMLGGAFLLLFLCSFLEFPSLSTSQQPPIDDHHHHPSLSLTNSAPDPFTNLISSFRKWDSLVGCPRFAEKHKSLTQNGSSSSSSLQQPSECGKKKKTQMEHVSVLVKGWTWIPDNLDNLYSCSCGLSCLWTKSAVLADKPDALLFETTTPPSQRLPGDPLRVYMDLEAGRKRSGVEDLYISYHAKDDVQATYAGALFHNGRNYHVSSSKNNDTLIYWSSSRCLPQRNKLAKRLLTLLPHHSFGKCLNNVGGLDMALSFYPECANGAGDGPQKWWDHLHCAMSHYKFVLAIENMMTESYVTEKLFYALDSGAVPIYFGAPNVWDFVPPHSIIDGSKFSNLEELASFVKALANDPVAYAEYHAWRRCGVLGNYVKTRALSLDTLPCRLCEAVGRKGGRYAKGY